Below is a window of Desmonostoc muscorum LEGE 12446 DNA.
AACAAATTCGAGTTCCGCCAGGGGAAAGAATAATCCTGGAAGATGTGAGTTGGGAATTATTTGAAGCAATTGTTGATGAGTTAGGAGAACATCGTGGAAGTCGAGTCGCATACAGCCAAGGAACCCTAGAAATTATGGCTCCATTACCAGAACATGAGCGAGCTAAAGTCATTATCGGAAACCTAGTCATAATCTTGCTAGATGAACTCGATTTGAATTGGGAATGTCTAGGTTCAACCACTTTTAAAAGAAAAGATTTAAGTGCATGTCTTGAACCTGATGATTGTTTTTATATTCAAAACTATCAGCTAATGATTGGCAAAGACCGAATTGACCTAACTATTGATCCTCCTCCTGATTTGGCAATTGAAATTGATGTCACTTCTCGAACCAAAATTAGTGCATATCAGGCTTTGAAAGTACCTGAAAGATGGCGATATGAAAACAGAAACCTAGAAATTAACTTGTTGCAAGGTGAACAATATGTGAAGTCCCAAACAAGCCCTACATTTCCTGATTTTCCTATTACTGAAATTATTCCCAGATTTGTGGAAATGGCACGAACTACAGGAACAAGTTCAGCAATCAGAAACTTTCGACAATGGGTAAGAGAACAGATACAAGATAGAGAAACTTAAAAAGTCAACATATTTTGGATTTTAAATTTTGGATTTTGGATTTATCCTACCCATAAACGGATGAAACTCGAAGATTGAGGATTTGAATCGAAAAGCGAAAATTGGCACAGTTAAAAGTTAAAATTAAAAAAGATTATGGAATTCAATATTTATTTTGCCTTAATCCGCACTTGAGTTAAAAAATTAGGAATTAATTTAAAGCAATTGTGACCGAATTTAATTTACAAATCCAAGAAAATAGTGATGGTTCGGGCGATCGCCTTGACCGCTACCTTTCCCAAGAATTACCAGATTTATCCCGTTCCCGCATCCAACAGTTAATCGAAGAAGGTAATGTCCAACTTAACGGCAAAGTTTGCACATCTAAAAAGATTAATGTCAAGGTGGGCGATCGCATTACTCTAGAAATACCACAAGCCCAACCTTTACAACTCCAAGCAGAAGATATTCCCCTCGATATCCTCTACGAAGATGACCAGTTACTCATTCTCAACAAACCCGCCGGTTTAGTTGTCCATCCCGCACCCGGTCATCCAGATGGCACCTTGGTAAATGCCCTGTTGGCACACTGTCCCAATTTACCAGGAATTGGGGGAGTCCAGCGTCCGGGAATTGTTCATCGCTTGGATAAGGATACAACGGGAGCGATCGCGATCGCCAAAACAGAAGTTGCCCATCATCACCTCC
It encodes the following:
- a CDS encoding Uma2 family endonuclease → MVTLQLKQIRVPPGERIILEDVSWELFEAIVDELGEHRGSRVAYSQGTLEIMAPLPEHERAKVIIGNLVIILLDELDLNWECLGSTTFKRKDLSACLEPDDCFYIQNYQLMIGKDRIDLTIDPPPDLAIEIDVTSRTKISAYQALKVPERWRYENRNLEINLLQGEQYVKSQTSPTFPDFPITEIIPRFVEMARTTGTSSAIRNFRQWVREQIQDRET
- a CDS encoding RluA family pseudouridine synthase; this translates as MTEFNLQIQENSDGSGDRLDRYLSQELPDLSRSRIQQLIEEGNVQLNGKVCTSKKINVKVGDRITLEIPQAQPLQLQAEDIPLDILYEDDQLLILNKPAGLVVHPAPGHPDGTLVNALLAHCPNLPGIGGVQRPGIVHRLDKDTTGAIAIAKTEVAHHHLQAQLKAKTARREYLGVVYGAPKTDSGTIDMPIGRHPQDRKKMAIMPVEQGGRVAVTHWQILERLGNYTLIHFQLETGRTHQIRVHSAKIGHPIVGDPVYSSGHSVGVNLPGQALHAWRLKLQHPISGEMIEVKATPPSHFTKLLEMLKRRIAS